One genomic region from Diabrotica undecimpunctata isolate CICGRU chromosome 9, icDiaUnde3, whole genome shotgun sequence encodes:
- the LOC140451215 gene encoding uncharacterized protein, whose amino-acid sequence MNVKQELILTRSNDDVDSVVSKDDSERPKVEITKLQWNGIAHKNIELPIKFRSWQMIEYPSLNNTTRHTWAIKTSTNIETPRHIIIAFQKGRKSKITKDMSKFDYNDLKNIKVFLNSERYPYNDLQIDFDTNRFAQIYEMFGSFQTSYYNLSLNQPIFRTQDFKTKTPLVHIDCSRQKEVIQNGSIVLRIELETNAPSTSDVSAYCLILHEKEFTYNPLTKIVKQY is encoded by the coding sequence atgaatgtaaAGCAAGAGCTTATTTTAACACGATCGAATGATGATGTAGACTCAGTGGTGAGTAAAGACGACAGCGAAAGACCTAAAGttgaaattacaaaattacaatggaATGGCATAGCTCATAAAAATATTGAGCTACCAATTAAATTCCGTTCGTGGCAAATGATTGAATATCCATCATTAAATAATACAACACGGCATACGTGGGCGATAAAAACTAGTACTAACATTGAGACACCGAGACATATCATTATCGCATTCCAAAAAGGAAGAAAATCAAAAATTACTAAAGATATGAGCAAATTTGACTATAACGACCTCAAAAATATAAAGGTATTTTTGAATTCTGAAAGATACCCTTATAATGATTTACAAATAGATTTTGACACCAACAGATTCGCTCAAATTTATGAGATGTTTGGAAGTTTTCAGACAAGTTATTATAATTTAAGTTTAAACCAACCGATATTTAGAACGCAAGattttaaaactaaaacaccGCTCGTACATATAGATTGCTCTAGACAGAAAGAAGTGATCCAAAATGGATCCATTGTTCTACGTATCGAATTAGAAACAAATGCTCCTTCAACATCTGATGTATCagcatattgtttaattttacatGAGAAGGAATTCACATATAATCCATTAACAAAAATAGTAAAGCAGTATTAA
- the LOC140450221 gene encoding uncharacterized protein isoform X2 → MRITQVAKKRCFDSSNSSIIPPRDIRKRAPSEESVIFVGSETLPKKISETERLLLKIRKNKAVAPQTFEEVAEVHAPSTTVTAQTSKHFEDISDVEDETPAPVVEGYPSIGGILNISERGPPSQEEKRETPPPEPKPMTESQVWETKLINETEPSLKTIVVTCLEIPKSVEYHHKTFCDNFKERFLSALKRHMDRLQHRLDVSKENSLLLEEAVRNIFTYSEKISEAFHEEQRRLITDLGNVKSFLAHAASSDSQGTTHTTRLIRVTGG, encoded by the exons GTGGCTAAGAAAAGATGTTTTGATTCTAGTAATTCATCGATCATCCCTCCGAGGGATATTAGAAAGAGAGCGCCGTCCGAGGAAAGCGTGATTTTTGTGGGTAGTGAAACACTACCCAAAAAAATTAGCGAAACGGAGCGCCTCCTcttaaaaataaggaaaaataaagCGGTAGCGCCCCAAACTTTTGAAGAAGTAGCTGAGGTTCACGCTCCTTCCACCACTGTGACGGCGCAAACATCAAAACATTTTGAAGATATCTCAGATGTGGAAGACGAGACACCTGCACCTGTCGTCGAGGGTTATCCCTCTATCGGAGGTATATTAAATATCTCCGAACGGGGGCCACCCTCTCAAGAGGAGAAACGTGAAACACCACCACCTGAACCAAAACCCATGACTGAGTCCCAAGTCTgggaaacaaaattaataaacgaGACAGAGCCGTCACTTAAAACTATAGTGGTGACCTGCCTTGAAATCCCCAAAAGTGTGGAATACCATCACAAAACATTTTGTGATAATTTCAAGGAAAGATTTCTGTCGGCTCTGAAACGTCATATGGACCGCCTCCAGCACAGATTGGACGTGAGTAAGGAGAATAGTTTACTCCTTGAGGAAGCCGTTCgtaatatttttacatattcgGAAAAAATATCGGAGGCTTTCCACGAGGAGCAACGCAGACTCATAACGGATTTGGGCAACGTAAAAAGTTTCCTGGCTCATGCTGCGAGTTCAGATTCTCAAG GTACAACTCACACCACCAGACTAATAAGAGTAACAGGTGGGTAG